In one window of Bradyrhizobium sp. AZCC 1721 DNA:
- the lpxA gene encoding acyl-ACP--UDP-N-acetylglucosamine O-acyltransferase yields the protein MGTIDPTARVEDGAVIGEGTKIGPYCIIGPNVTIGANCKLTAHVNVAGHTTVADGCVIYPFAALGGPPQDLSYRGEPTRLEIGEGCTIREGVTMNVGTKKGGGLTRVGARGYFMNNSHVGHDCVVGSDVIFATSATLGGHCEIGDFVYIGGLSAVHQFTRIGPQVMVGGVCGVRGDIIPFGLANGQYASLEGLNIIGMKRRKFTRERLAKVRSFYQKLFHGPGIFAERLNAVQPMAGEDPAIAEILAFIGDGKLRPLCLPAGDGNKP from the coding sequence ATGGGTACGATCGATCCAACCGCGCGGGTTGAGGATGGCGCTGTGATCGGAGAGGGGACGAAAATCGGCCCCTATTGCATCATCGGGCCGAACGTCACCATCGGCGCGAACTGCAAGTTGACCGCGCATGTGAACGTGGCGGGGCATACGACCGTCGCCGATGGCTGTGTCATTTACCCATTTGCTGCATTGGGAGGCCCGCCGCAGGACCTCAGCTATCGCGGTGAACCGACCCGGCTCGAGATCGGCGAAGGGTGCACCATCCGCGAAGGCGTAACGATGAATGTCGGAACGAAGAAGGGCGGCGGCCTCACGCGGGTGGGCGCACGCGGTTACTTCATGAACAACAGCCACGTCGGCCACGATTGCGTCGTGGGGAGCGATGTTATCTTCGCGACGTCTGCGACGCTGGGCGGTCATTGCGAGATCGGCGATTTCGTCTACATCGGCGGGCTGTCTGCCGTGCATCAGTTCACGCGGATCGGGCCGCAGGTGATGGTCGGTGGCGTCTGCGGCGTCCGCGGCGACATCATTCCGTTCGGGCTCGCCAATGGACAGTATGCCAGTCTCGAAGGGCTGAACATCATCGGCATGAAGCGCCGCAAGTTCACCAGGGAGCGGCTGGCGAAGGTGCGCTCGTTCTACCAAAAGCTGTTTCACGGACCCGGTATTTTTGCCGAGCGGCTGAATGCAGTTCAGCCGATGGCTGGAGAGGATCCGGCGATCGCCGAAATCCTTGCCTTCATCGGCGACGGTAAACTTCGTCCGCTCTGCCTTCCCGCCGGCGACGGCAACAAGCCTTGA
- a CDS encoding histidine phosphatase family protein, whose amino-acid sequence MNKFASIISCLVIFLLMPPQGYAADLNGLVASLKGGGYVIVFRHGATDDSQKDIYPFKFDDMSAQRQLSEKGRTLARELGAALAKLGIPIGEVYTSQLNRAVETGKLLSGKDVSPVDALTDSGAGSASAMANPDGKNAKIGRAVRDLVNAPLKAGVNNVVVTHKTNVADAFGKEFGDIREGEALVYKTGGSGPAVLVTRVQPGEWIAQTGS is encoded by the coding sequence CTGATGCCGCCGCAAGGTTACGCGGCAGACCTCAATGGTCTTGTCGCCTCTCTCAAGGGTGGCGGCTACGTCATCGTGTTTCGACACGGCGCCACTGACGATAGCCAGAAGGACATTTACCCCTTCAAATTCGACGATATGAGTGCACAGCGCCAACTGAGCGAGAAGGGCCGCACGCTTGCGCGCGAACTTGGGGCTGCGCTCGCGAAACTTGGCATACCAATCGGCGAAGTCTACACGAGCCAGCTAAACCGCGCGGTCGAGACCGGCAAGCTGCTCAGCGGTAAGGACGTCTCTCCCGTCGACGCCCTGACCGACAGCGGCGCCGGCAGTGCGTCGGCGATGGCGAACCCCGACGGCAAGAACGCCAAAATTGGGCGCGCCGTCCGCGATCTCGTCAATGCGCCTCTGAAAGCCGGCGTCAATAATGTGGTCGTGACACACAAGACCAACGTCGCCGATGCCTTCGGAAAGGAATTTGGCGATATCCGCGAGGGCGAGGCGCTCGTCTACAAGACCGGTGGCTCAGGCCCGGCCGTCCTGGTCACGCGCGTGCAACCTGGCGAATGGATTGCTCAGACCGGCAGCTAG